One Synechocystis sp. LKSZ1 genomic window, TGGTTCATCATTTTGTTCCTTGAGCTTTACTTTTGAACAAAATAGCATTATTTACTTGAAGCTCTCATGACTTTTACAGAAGAATTGAAAGCAACGGCTCAAGCAATGGTTGCAATGGGCAAAGGTATTCTCGCCGCCGATGAAAGTTTTGATACCGCAAATCAGAGATTTCAGAAGTTGGGCATCCCACAGACTGTGGAAATGCGTCGCGCTTACCGTGAAATGCTGTTCACCACAGCGGGGATCGAGAAGTTTATCAGTGGAGCGATTTTGTTTGATGAAACGATTCGCCAAGCCACTCAAGACGGAGTGCTATTTACAAAAGTTCTTCAGGATGCAGGCATTATTCCAGGCATCAAACTTGATGCAGGAGCAAAGCCCTTAGCCGGTTTCCGCCACGAGCGAATTACAGAGGGACTAGATAGATTGCGGGATCGTATTGATGAATACTACAGCCTCGGTGCTCGCTTTGCGAAATGGAGGGCCGTCATCGCAATCGGCAAAGATATTCCTTCTCAGTGCTGTATTGAAGCTAACGCCGATGCCTTGGCACGGTATGCCGCACTGTGTCAAGAAGGCGGTTTAGTACCCATTATTGAGCCAGAAGTTTTGATGGATGGAGATCATATAATCGCTGAAAGTTTTGAAGTGCATCAAAGAGTTCTACACGCTGTATTTAAGCGACTTTATCTGTATCGGATTCAACTCGATCAGATGATTTTGAAACCCAGCATGGTCATTGCTGGAATGGACTGCCCACAACAGTCTAGTGTTGAGCAAGTCGCACAGGCAACCGTGGAGTGCTTACGCAATCACGTTCCAGCTTCAGTCCCTGGTTGCACTTTTCTCTCTGGTGGGCAGAGCACCGAATTAGCAACCGCACACCTCAATGCCATGAACCGTTTATCCAAAAAACAACTTCCTTGGATGCTTACGTTTTCCTATGGTCGTGCTCTCCAACAGGAAGCGATGAAAACATGGATGGGTAAGGCAACCAATGTTGTAGCAGCGCAAAAAGCTTTTTCCCATCGTGCTCAATTGAATAGCGCAGCCGCTTTAGGAGAATATAACTCTACGATGGAGGTCATCACAACAGCTAGCTCTCCTATACCCTCCTAGAAGTCCCCAAGGTTTAAGAATGGGTAACCATAGTCGGAAACTTTGCTAATATCCAAGCAGGACAGACCTTAGCTCTTAAAGGTAGCTGGCGGTTGCACCCAAAATACGGCGACCAATTCCAAGTCAGCCAATACCGTGAAACCAAACCCGCCACCCTCACAGGCATCGAGAAATACTTAAGCAGTGGCTTAATCAAAGGCGTAGGACCAGTCACTGCTAAACGTATCGTGGCGCACTTCGGTTTGGAAACCCTAGACATACAGCGGATTCGCCATCTATGTGGCACAGTAGCAACAGTGGGTAAAGTAGTTTTTTCTGGTGTCAGCAGAATTCAGTAGAACCGCTATTTTCAGAAACTTTTCTACGGTCTCTCGCTCCTTGGGTCTAAAGCGTCGCACAAAAGCCTTCAATTCCCACCAGAGATGCTCGATGGGATTGAAGTCAGGCGAATAGCGCGGCAGATAAATAATCTTCGCCCCTACTTCCTCCAACATTTCTTTGACTCCTTCTACTTTGTGAACCTGGAGGTTGTCCATCA contains:
- a CDS encoding class I fructose-bisphosphate aldolase; protein product: MTFTEELKATAQAMVAMGKGILAADESFDTANQRFQKLGIPQTVEMRRAYREMLFTTAGIEKFISGAILFDETIRQATQDGVLFTKVLQDAGIIPGIKLDAGAKPLAGFRHERITEGLDRLRDRIDEYYSLGARFAKWRAVIAIGKDIPSQCCIEANADALARYAALCQEGGLVPIIEPEVLMDGDHIIAESFEVHQRVLHAVFKRLYLYRIQLDQMILKPSMVIAGMDCPQQSSVEQVAQATVECLRNHVPASVPGCTFLSGGQSTELATAHLNAMNRLSKKQLPWMLTFSYGRALQQEAMKTWMGKATNVVAAQKAFSHRAQLNSAAALGEYNSTMEVITTASSPIPS